The sequence gctcacttttttttttatctgttCGACAAGACAAAAATGATGAAGACTAAAAACAagaacacaaaaaaaaaaaaatcgataGCCAAACCTCAGTAATACTGAATTACTAGTCGAATTCATAGCCCACACGACGATTATCCAATCCCAGGCGTCCATTGACTAGACCAGATCCCCTTCACCTTGCTACACACTCGGTCAACCGCAGCTGCGCGCGTCTGCTTGTCCCACTCCCCACCACCAGGTGTCACTTGCATCACCGTCATCAGATCAGCCGCTCCCAGATGCAAGGTTCAGGTCCCTCCCTTGCCCTGCGTCTCAGCCCCATCCGCCGAGCTGCCGCCAAGGGAATGGCCATCGTATTGCTCGtcgtatttttcttcttctttttctttctccctctgCTCTGCACCGTTTGCTGATTGGGTATCACAGAGAGATACTAAATAAAACAAGTAAAAGCATTAAGAGCCAATGAGGCAGCACAGATCGCTATAGATAGAATCGTTTCTTAGCCATAGTGACACATGTAAGTCAGTAGCACGAAAACAaacgttcttttctttattctttttttcatcttgAACGCGCTTAGACTTACTTTTTGTGGCACCCAAAAAAACAGATGCATACGATGTTACGATACGAGTTACCAGACGCGCGCTGGGTGCGTTGGACCAAACAAGGGCATCATATCACGGGAAGGATTGAGGccgcaaagaagagaatgccGGAGCCGGGTGAGTGACAGCGGGCGGCCGCATGAAATGACGCCCAACCGCCCGTCTTGGCGCAaactctgttttttttttttttgtgctcGGCCTCTTGACGATGCTCGCTTCTTGCTGCGGCTACTTGGGCGAGATGAGATGCGCCAGAATACTAAGCAGTTGGCCGCGGCAATAGCCGGGAGCGATGTTGGTTCGCAGGGCGGGCGTCGCAATCGCCTGTTGGCCGCTGTTTAGCTCCCGCGGTGGGCTTAGTGGCTGCGGGAAGGGAAGGGGTAAGGCTGTATTGGGGACATGGAAATAATAGCCCGATCGGGCCATGCACAGGTAGCATGAACCATCATGCAGGTGTTTCTCTCCCttgagtttttttctttctttccttctgtCTCTTCAAGCTGCCCTGCTTTTTGTCTCTCGTTTTCTTCTAAATTTGGCGTCTGGGTGGGGCTAATCTGCAGCTGGAAGGGTCAGCTCTTGGGGGAGCAAAGAGTGCAGAGCGAGGACCAAGTAACTATGTGCCAAGTGCCTGTgagtttttctctttcattcttcattcttcattCTTCCAGGGCTGGACACGAGCTCGCTTCGGTTCGCATCAGCTGAGCAGAGCAGTGGCCAGCGGCTGCTCGGTTTGCCTCTCGCAGCTGATAGCTGCTTGTACTTGTTGATGTCATCCAGTCACAGCATAGCCCATCGCCGCCTTGCGCTTCCAGGCAACAAAGCTCCAGTAGCGGTTAGTCATTCCACCCACTTACAcccacgcacacacacactctctctctctctctacagTATCTCTCTTCCACTTTTCCTTATCCCTCCGCAACTGCCGCTATCAATCCTCCACTGCCAACCATCTCCGCGGCAATCTATTGAtctttttcgttttctttgccCTGTTGGTCGGATCCATTCCTCTCTGCCGTTCACCCCCTCCATGGATATTATTCgtcccatcttcttccagggTCCCCTCCAATAGCGCAAAATGCCAACATCCggccccctccctctccaaCTGCCCGTGTCTGCCCGGCCTTCACCGAGCAGAGCTGATCCCCTGCACGCAGCTGAACTTCGAATCCGGGTCTCGATGCTACCTCTACGGAGCGGCGTTGGCCCCGCTTGTGTGTGCCTCTTCCCGCAAAAGCCCGGCAGGAGAAAAATAAACCAGCAACCGCCATGGTATGATACtgttcccttttcttttttttaccgGTAGATGGATCGCGCAGATGGCTGCCCAGGCAAGGTTGATAAgcagatgagatggagggaaGCAAAGAGGACCCAGAACAGAGACTATTTGCTAAGCCGCATCGAGCTGGAGATCTAGGCCCCATTCAGGGTTCACGCGCCGCTGGTGATTCTCTCTGCCCCCCCTGTTCCAGtctatttgttttttttttctccttctcccctTGTCCGTCTACGCTGCAGAAATGACGTCTTTGTTTCCCTCCCCGGCTTGTCGTTTTGATTCGACGCATCATATGACTGGGGGCTAAAAcgaggctggctggctgttgTTCCAGACCGAAACGacgcaaaacaaaaagagagaaagaagaagaaaaaaagatagtcCAGGCACCCATGTATCGCATATCTCATAAATCGAATGGTGACGTACTACCCGTCGGAATACTACTACGACTCCCCAGCCCAGCGAATGCTACCTGAACTGGGTAGTGTTTTGATTCCATGTCTCTTCACCACGTGGTACGGCTACACTATCCCCTTGTAGTTTCACAAGAGGGGgggtttgtttttttccaaaaggaaataaaaaagaataattgggggaaaaaaatatattaaaaataaataagtaaattacTGGATCCAGGCTGCAGCGGACCTGCAGGAGTCATTGCAGAAAAGTGCTGCCTTGCATGCAAGGGCATGGTAGAAACGTTGCCTTGGTATAAATGTGTGCGCGCGTGTGTGTACGACGGTGACTCTACTCTTAGTCCAGGTGAGGCGTACAGCGGACAATTCAAGTTGGCCGAAGCTATTTtcgctctccctctctctctttctctttcaagTGAGGCTCAGTGTTTTTTGGGCAAGCTCTGGACTGGGGCCAAGCACCCAGAGCGACGGCTGCAGCGGCGAAGCATGAAAAGATATTCAAGGCTGAGACAAGGAATTTTTAAGGCGTGCTCTTTTGGGTATGTccgtgtgtgtgtttgtgaCTGGAATGGGATATGTGACGTGGACTATCGAACCATGGGAAATAGCATGTAGGATATGAGATGTTGGATATTCAAGAAGGGGGTGGATATGATATCTGATGGTGATATTGACCCGGCTTCTTGCTGGTATCACTCAGCCAAGGCAGAGTAGAGAGCATTTTTACCACACCACAGATGCCTACATCGTATCatttcaacttttttttttctttctcattgTCCTAGTCTagacccaaaaaaaaaaccccccatCAGTCTAAGAAACTGTATTCTTCGTCACGACACCTCTCGCAAACTCTCCAAACGTCAAGTGCTGCTCAATGTCCACCTCCTCACCCAAGTTGGGCTGCGTAAACACCGCCAGCGTGTTCCTAGCTACCCTTCCATCGCTGACACTCGCCCTTACCCCCCTCACAAAGTGCGGCACCGCCTTGAACTTGCCCGCCGTGATGCGCTCGAGGGCCTCGCCCGTCTGGAACGCGATGCAGTCACGCGGGATCTTGACCTGCACCGTCTCGCCCGTTCGAGACTTGATGTACAGGCCGGCCGCGGCGTCGGGCGACGCAGGCAGCTCTTGCAGAGGGGGCAGCGAGGCGCCGTTGAGGCTTGTAATGTCCGCCGCGCTTGGCACCGCAGGGCTGACCTGCTTCTCGTCGATGAACATGGCCGACGTGAGGCCCGTCAAGCAGCCGTGGTCGAGATGGGTGCCGCACCAGTCGTCCTCGTCGCCCTCTGCCGCCGTCGACGCCGCGTCGGACGCCCCCTGGGGGAAGTAGTGCAGCAGCCTCGCCTTGGTGGTGTTGGACGTGCTGACGACGTGCTCCAGGTAGCCCTTGGGGTAGCCCTGGATCTCCTGCTCGGCAAAGCGGTCACAGGCGCGCGCCACCAGCACGGCAACGTCGATGAtgaggcggcagaggctggtCACTGCCGGCTTCATGCCGGGGAGCACGCTCTCCGCCGGCCAGATGTTGGGCGAGAGGTACTCG comes from Trichoderma asperellum chromosome 3, complete sequence and encodes:
- a CDS encoding uncharacterized protein (EggNog:ENOG41), with amino-acid sequence MAPLAQAVTVSLEDLQNGNVSFETLQEAFGPDSLGILVVKNVPQEFAQLRHVALSYGSYLGNLPKEELDKLENAKAKYLTGWSLGKETLKNGQADTFKGSYYANCAFYVNPSLDCAEPTAEFSPETFPEYLSPNIWPAESVLPGMKPAVTSLCRLIIDVAVLVARACDRFAEQEIQGYPKGYLEHVVSTSNTTKARLLHYFPQGASDAASTAAEGDEDDWCGTHLDHGCLTGLTSAMFIDEKQVSPAVPSAADITSLNGASLPPLQELPASPDAAAGLYIKSRTGETVQVKIPRDCIAFQTGEALERITAGKFKAVPHFVRGVRASVSDGRVARNTLAVFTQPNLGEEVDIEQHLTFGEFARGVVTKNTVS